The genome window CGCGGGGAGGAGGAGGGCGAAAAGGAGGGTTGACCCCCGCTACCGTTTCCCGAACACCCTCGCCTTCACCCGCCCCATCACCATCTCGAACGACTCGCCCGAGTAGGCGTGGATGTTCCGGCGCATCTCGATCAGGTACCGCTCGACCTCCGGCCACTCCTTCCGGATGACCGCCATCTGTTCCCCGTACGCCTTCTCGTAGTCCGCCTGCATCTTCTGCTGCAGGCGCGACCGTTTTCCCGCCTCGTCCGGATACGCCTTCTTGGGCAGGAATTCGTGGATCGGCTCGAAGATCCGGACGTCGGTCTCGTCGAGGTGGAACAGCTCGATGTTGTCGATCATCACCACCTCCTTCTTCGGGGTGGCGACGTAGTGGCCGTACCGGAGCGCCGTTCCGATGCAGTCGCCCAGGGCGTCCTGCCGCGCAGCGCCGTCCACCCACCAGGATCCGTCCCGCTGGATCCGTGCGGGGGTGACCGCCTCGTCGTGGTAGATGTTGACTCCCTGCTCCTTCGGCTTCAGGAGCACCTCCTCCCCCTGGGGCGTGACGTGGTAGACGACGGGGAGCGCCGGCAGCCCGACGATCCCCGGCAGTCCGCTGTAGACGTATTCGCCGAGGCAGCCGAAGCGGGACAGGTAGACCGAGTGTTCCCTCCGGTCCGGGGTCTTCGCGCTGAACAGGGTATCCTTGTGGACCTTCTCGACCAGCTGGACGTCGGTGACCTCGAAATCCCTGTACGGTTCGCCGGCCTGAAGGGAGAGGATCGCGAGGACCGATTTCCGCAGCCCCGTGGCCTTGAGCTTCGACGAGAAGATCTTGACCCGGGCCCCCGGCGGCATCATGCGGATCGCCCCGCGGACCCAGTTCACGTACGAGTGGGAGATGCTGATCGGCAGCATGTCCGTGCTGGTGGGGTCGAGGAGCTCGTCGAGCTTGGCTTCCCACAAGGGGATGTGCATGCCCAGGAACTCCTGCGGGTTGTCCACGCCGAGGACCTTGAGGATCTTCTCCCGGTCCTGCGTCGTACGGCTTGCGGCCGGGATCTGGAAGTACCGGTTGAGGGCGCGCTCGTACTTCTGCAGTTCGGGGTGGGAAGAAGCCATTCTCGTCCTCCCGGCCGATGGAGTGGGGACAATCCGATCTTACCACCCGTGGGCGGAAATGGGGAACCCGCGGGGTCAGCGACCTCCCCTGGACAACTCCAGGACGGCAGCCGCCAGAGGAGCGCCCCTCGGAAACGATGAGGCGAGACGGGGGTACCCCATTAGCGCCCTCCCCTTGATAACTCCACGAGGGCGGTCGCCAGAGGGGCACCCCTCGAATACGGAAAAGCGTTCACGGGGGTACTCCATTAGCGGCTGCCTCTTGTCAATTCGAGTAGAGCAGCCGCCAGAGGAGCATGCCCGCCGAAGAGGACGAGCTTGTCGCCCGGGGCGACCGTTTCCCCCGGTGCGGGCTGGATGATCGCCCGCTCCTCGCGCAGAACGGCGAGAAGCACGATCCCGGCTCCATTGCCCACCGGCAGGTCGGACACGGCCCGTCCCGCCCAGATCGAGTCCGGCGAAATGTAGAACACCTCGATCACCTTCCGCCGCAGGAACTCCTCGAACTCCGCCAGCACCTCCTCGGTCTGCCCCGGGGTCCGCTCCCGGAGCATCCGGTACGTGCCGCTGCGGATCAGCTCCTCCTGCTGCCGGATGACGTGGTCGGGCACGTGGTACTCGTGGAGCACGCGGGAGAAGATCTCGACCGAGGTCTCGAACTCCTCCGGGATCACCGCGTTCGCCCCCAGGGCGATCAGGTCGTCGACGTCGTTCGCCGTCCCGAGGCGGTCGAGGATCTCCGGGTTGTTCACGTCGCCGAAGAATATCGGTTCCCCGGCCTCCCGCGCCTCCCGCACCAGCGCGTCGTTCAGCTCCGCCACGACGTACGGGACGCGCGTCGCCCGCAGCACGCGCGCGAGGTTCTTCCCGTTCATCCCGTACCCGGCGATGATCACGTGGTTCTGGATCTCCTGCCGGAGGATGTCCTCCTCCTCCGCGCCCGGCTCGGGAATCCCTTTCACCACGTAGCGCCCCCAGAACCGGGCGATCCGCGGCGCGGCCCCCACGAGGAAGGGCGTCCCCACCATCGTGAGGATCGCGATGGCCAGTAGATTCTGGTACGGCACCGTCCCGACCAGCCCCTCCCGGAATCCCTGGGACAACAGCAGGAACGAGAACTCGCCGACCTGCCCCAGTCCGACCGCTCCGATCACCGATACCCGCCAAGGGTACTTCAGGGAACGGATCGCACAGCCGGCGCAGACCGCCTTGCCGAGGACCACCACGATCGACATCAGGAGGATCTCCGGCAGGTTCCCCGCGAGAAACGGGAGGTTCAGGAGCATGCCGACGGAGATGAAGAAGACCCCGTTGAAGACGTCCCGGAACGGGAAGATCTGCGCCGCGATCTCGTGGACGTACTCCGACTCCGAGATGACGATCCCCGCCAGGAACGCCCCCATCGCGAGGGACAACCCCCACATCTGGGCGATGTACGCCGTGCCGAGGATGAGGCACAGGACGGTCATCGCGAGGATCTCGCGGCTGTTGAGCCGGATGACCTCCTTGAGCAGGAGCGGGATCACGAACCTTGCCAGGAACAGGATGGCCGCCACGCCGACGCCCGCCTTGAGGAGCGCGAGGAGCACGGTGGTCGCCTCCGCGGTTTCCCACTGCCGGAGGGAGGGCACCAGGAGCATCATCGGGATCACGGCCATGTCCTGGAACAGCAGGATCCCCGTCGAGATCCGGCCGTGTCCGCTGTCGATCTCCATGCGGTCCGCGTACAGCTTCAGAACGATCGCCGTGCTGGACAGGGACAGGACGAACCCCATGAACACCGCCACCGGGGCGTGGAACCCGGCCAGGACGAGAACGACGAGGGAGAGGAGGACCGTCGCGGCGACCTGGATCCCACCCGCCATCAGGATCTGGCGGCGCATCTTCCCCAGGCTCGACAGGGATATCTCGAGGCCGACGGTGAACAGGAGGAGCGCCACGCCGATCTCGGCCAGGGCGTCCACCATCCTCGGTTCGGACACCAGGCCGGCCCCCGTCGGCCCGAGGATGGCTCCGGCGACGAGGAACGCGGCGACCACCGAGAGGTGGAGCCTCCCGAAGAGGAGGGCGACCGCCGTCGCGATGGCCAGGACGACCGCGAGATCGCGCAGGACGAGGTGCAGGTCCACCAGTACGCCTCCCGTTGACCGGAGGGAACGCCGGTTTTAGAGGCTCCCAGTCTACCAGTCCGGGACGCGGGACTCCATCCGCCCGCCGGAACCTGCGGGAGAAATTCCGCTAAAGTTTTTCCGGCGGTTGCCGATGAAAACGCCTGTAGGGAAAATAAACCTCCCCTCCCCGGGGAGGCGATTTGCCCGCAACCCCCACCAAAAAATCAGCGGGCAAATGGAACGGTCCCCCGCGGATCCCGCCTATGCCACGGGGGACTTCCCTTTTTTCCCGCTCTCAGATGATCCCGGCCGATGCCAGGCGGCGGTACTCCTCATCGGAGATCCCCAGTTCCCGCACGTACACGTCCCGGTTGTCGGCGCCGGGAACCTTGCAGCCGGACTTCCAGCGGGCGGGAGTCCCGCTCATCTTCCACGGCGGCGCGGCGAGCGTCAGCGGACCGTACACCGGGTCGTCCGCGTCGACGAAGCAGCCGCGCTCCCTCCAGTTCCGCTCGGCGAGCGTCTCCAGCGGCCGGTTCACCCGCCCGGTGACGACCGCGGCGCCGGGGCCGCCCTTCCTCGACGTGTGCTCCTCCACCGCCCGCCGGATCTCGTCCGCCGTGAGCCCGCCGGACCACTCCTCGAGGATGGCCAGCAGCGCCCGTTCGTTCTCGATGCGGACGCGGGCCGACGGCGTCGAAAACCTCGGGTCGCCGCACAGCTCCGGGCGGCCGATGATGGTCATCAGCGATTCGAACGCCTCGTCGTTGTAGGCGGCCATGAACGTGTGGCCGTCCCGGCACCGGATGTAGGTGTACGGGAAGACCGCCGGGTCGAAGTTCCCGACCCGCTCCCTCGACTTCCCGCCCGTGTGCATCCACGTGATGTTGTAGTCGGCGAACTGCATCAGCGCCTCCGCGCCCGCGAGGTCGACGAACTGCCCCTTTCCGGTCGCGGACCGGAAGGCGAGCGCGGCCATCGTCCCGAAGGCGCCCCACAATCCCTGGGTGAACGCCCCGTGCCAGTTCCCGAGGCGCGTGGGCGACTGGTGGGGAAGCGGCGGATTCCCGGCGTCCTCCGGCTCCCCGACGATGTACGGCGCCCCGGAGAGCGCCTGGCAGAGGATGTCGGAGTCGCGGACCGGCCGCTCCGCGTCGGGTCCGAAGGAGCCGTACGTGGAGAGCGCGAGGTAGATCAGTCCCGGACGCGCCGAACGCAGGGAGAGGTAGTCGATCCCCGCCTCCTCGAGGCGTTCCCGCGGCTCCGACGTGACGATCACGTCCGCGCGCTCCGCCAGGCGGCGCAGCAGCGAGGCGCCCTCGGGACGGCCCGGCGACAGCGTGACGTACCTTCGGTTGCGCGCCTCGGAGAGAAACGGAAGTCCGGTGCCGGCGACGTCTTTCCCTTCCGGAACGGCCGCCCGGAGCGGATCCCCGCCGGGCGGCTCGACCTTGACGACGTCCGCCCCGAACTCCGCGAGGATCGACGCGGCGACCATCCCGCCGAAGTGGCCCGGGCAATGTTCGACCACCCGGATCCCGGCGAATGCCTCCGGTTTCCCCGCCGCGGCGGCCGGATCGGTCGCCCCCCTCGCCCACTCCGCGAAACCGCTCAACGGGAAACTCCGGTCCTCGGCGGGCGCGCGCCGGGCGCGTCGGCCCACCTCCCGATCACCCTCTTTTTCGTCAGCGCCTCGATTTCCTCCGAAGACAGCCCCAGCATTCCCCGGAACACGATGTCGTTGTGCCACCCGACCGGCTTCGCGGACTCCTTCACCCGCCCGGGGCTCTCCGAGAGCTTCGGCGCGGGGCCGTATTCGTCGACCCGCCCGTAGACCGGGTCCCTGACCTCGCAGACGGTTCCCCGGGCGCGCAGGTGCGGGTCGATGTAATGATCCCTCCCTCCGCGAACCGGCGCGGCCGAGAATCCGCCCTCCGCCGCCGCGCGAAGGACCTCCTCCCGGGTCCGGCCCGCGGCGAAGGCGGCGACCCGGTCTGCGTTCGCGATGCCGGCTTCGTCGGGCGTCGTCGCCCCGAGGGCGTGCGCCAGGTGGATGCGCTCGTCCTCGTCCCGGACGGAGATCGCCACGAACCCGTCGGAGCACCGGTAGATCCCCGACGGAGGGTACGACGGGTCCGCGTTTCCCGCCCTCGGCCGGTCCTTCCCGGTCAAGCCGGCGTACGGCCACGTCCAGTCGAGCGTGCGAATCATCGCCTCCGCCTGGGACAGGTCGATCAGCTGCCCCTCCCCGGACCGAAGGCGCGCGTGGAGCGCGGCGAGGATCGCGATGGCCGACATCAGCGCCGCCGTGTAGTCGCCCACCCAGAATCCCGCCTTCATCGGGGGGTGATCCGGGAACCCCGTGATGGCGGAGAACCCGGATACCGCCTGGGCGGTGGCGTCGTACGACGCGCGGCCGGCGGCGTACGGCCCCCACTGTCCGAATCCCGAGTTCGCGGCGTAGACGATGCGCGGGTTCCTCTCCCGGAGCTGCAGGTACCCCACGCCCCACTCGTCCATCGTTCCCGCCCGCAGGTTCTCCACCACCACGTCCGACTGCTCGGCCAGGCGCAGGAACAGCTCCACCCCCTCGGGGGGGTGCAGGTCGAGCCCGACGTGCAGCTTGTTGCGGTTCAACGCGAGGAACGCGGGGGAGACCTCTTTCCAGAAGAACCCTTCGGGGGCGACGTACCGCATCAGGTCGCCCCGGTACGGAAGCTCCACCTTGATCACCTCGGCCCCGAACACCCCGAGGTAGTCGGCGGTCGCCGGCCCGAAGATCCGGGTCGCCACCTCGAGGACGCGGATTCCGGCGAGCGCCTCCGGCTTCGCCGCGATGCCCGGGAGCGCGAACGCCTCTTCCGCGAACTCCCGGAATCCGCTCATCCGCGACAGAGGGGGACGCTCTTGATCTGTCGGGGGATGCAGGGGAAGAGTGTCCTCCGCCAGGAATGCCCGTCAGACCGCAAGGTACTTCTCCTTCACCTCGTCGTCCGAGAGGAGGTCCTTCATCGTCCCCTCATACTTCACCGACCCCTTGTCGATCACGTATCCGCGGTCGGCCACCTTCGCGCAGAAATGGAGGTTCTGCTCCGCGAGCAGCACCGTCACCCCCTCCTTCCGGATCTGGAGGATCATCTCCGCGAGCAGCGCGACGACCAGCGGCGCCAGCCCCTCGGACGGCTCGTCCAGCAGGAGGACCTCCGGGTTGGTCATCAGCGTCCTCCCGATGGTGAGCATCTGCTGCTCCCCTCCCGAGAGCTGGCTGCCGAGGTTCCGCTCCCGCTCCTGCAGGCGGGGGAAGAGCTCGTAGATCCGGCCGACCGTCCACGGGGAGGACGTCTCCTTCTCCCGGCGCGCCGCGACCTCCAGGTTTTCCCGGACGGTCAGGTCCGGGAAGCAGCGGCGGTCCTCCGGAACGAACCCGATCCCCTTCCGGCAGATCCGGAACGCCCGCAACCCCGAAACGGTCTCCCCCTTGAAGACGATCTCCCCGGAGGCGGGGGGAGTGAGCCCGATGATGGAGCGGAAGGTGGTGCTCTTTCCGGCGCCGTTGCGGCCGAGGAGCGCGACGACCTCCCCCTTTCCCACCGACAGCGAGACGTCGAAGAGGATGTGGCTGCGCCCGTAGAAGGTGTTGACGTCGCGGAGATCGAGCAGCGCCATGGTCCTACTCCATGACCTCCTCTCCGAGGTACGCCTTCCGGACCTGCGGATTCGCCTTGATCTCCCGGGGCGTCCCGTCCGCGATGACCGTCCCCTGCTGGAGGACGACGATCTTCTCGGAGATGCCGAAGACGATGTCCATGTCGTGCTCCGTGAACACGAGGGTGAGCCCCTGCTCCGTGGAGATCTTCCGCAGCAGCGCCACCGTCTCCCGGCTCTCGAACCGCGACATCCCCGCCGTGGGCTCGTCGAGCATCAGCAGGGTCGGCCGGGACGATAGCGAGATCGCGATCTCGAGCCGTTTCTGGTCCCCGTGGGAGAGGACGGACGCGCTCGTCTCGTGCCGGTCGGCCAGCCCGACCAACCCCAGGATGCGGAGTGCCTCCCCGGCGATCTCCGGGTACGCGCGCGACCTCGCGAACGGGTTCCGGCTCTTCCGGTGGTTGGCGAACAGGGCCGTCTGGACGTTCTCGAAGACGGTCATCCGCTGGAAGATGTTGGTGATCTGGAACGACCGCCCGATCCCCTTCCGGATGACGCGGTACGGAGGAACGCCGGAGATCCGCTCCCCGTTGAAGAAGACCTCTCCCGAGTCGGGCGCGAGCAGACCGGTCATCACGTTGAAGAGGGTCGACTTCCCCGCGCCGTTCGGCCCGATGACCGCGCGGATCTCCCCCTTCTCCACCGAGAAGGCGACGTCCTGGAGGGCGCGAAGCCCCCCGAACGACCGGGTTATGCCCCGGACTTCGAGAATGCCCATCGCCGGATCACCCGCATTTTCTCGAAGGCGCCGCGCGCCTTCTCGTTCACGAAACCCACCACCCCGCCTGGAAGGCAAAGCACCAGCGTCAGCAGCACGATGCCGAGGACCAGGGCCCACTTCTCGGTCCACGCCACGAGGTACGAGTTGAGCACGATGTAGACGAACGCCCCCACCGCGGGGCCCACGAACGTGTAGATCCCGCCGATGATCGTCATCAGCACCGGCTCGGCCGATTTCGTCCAGTGGATGATGTCGGGGGTGATCGACTTCTCCATCAGGGCGTAGAGTCCGCCGGCCAGCCCGGTGATGGCCCCGACGACGACGAACGCCGACCACTGGTACAGCTTCACGTTGATCCCGAGATACTCGGCGCGCTGGGGATTCTCGCGGATCGCCCGGAGCGTCGAGCCGTACGGGGACGACCGGATCCGCCGGACGACCTCGACGGACAGGGCGAAGACGACCAGCACGAACCAGAACATCGCCTGCGTGGAGCCGATGTCGACGGCGCCGACGCCCGGGACCGCGATCGGCCGCACCGGGATCCCCTGGATGCCGTTGTCGCCCCCCGTGAACCCGTACCATTTGAAGACGATGGTGAAGACGAGCTGGCCGAACGCCAGCGTCAGCATGGCGAAGTGGACCCCCGACAGGCGGACGCAGAAGAACCCGACGACCGCCGCGACGGCGGCGGCGAAGAACGGCGACAGGAGGAGCGCCGGGACCGGGCCGAACCCGCCTTTCGTGCACAGCAGCGCCACCGTGTACGCGCCCACGCCGAAGAACGCGGCCTGCCCGAAGGAGAGAAGCCCCGTCGTCCCCAGCAGCAGGTTGAAGGCGATCGCCATCAGCGCGGCCACCATGATCTGGGTGGTCAGGTACTGGTAGAATCTGCCGGCGAACAGGGGGACGAGGATCAAGAGGGCGAACGGCAGCAGGCGGAAGAGCGGGCGCACGGAGAAGTGGACCGTGGAGATCTCCTGCGACTCCATCGCGAAGTTCTTCTCCGACAGGGCGCGGATCTTGAGCGGCCGCCCGAACAGCCCCCACGGGCGGACGATCAGCACGACGACCATCAGGAGGTAGATCAGCGACATCTCGAACTCGGGGACGAGGATGATGCCGATCGTCTCGAGGAATCCGATCAGCAGCGACCCGACGAGGGCCCCCCACAGGTTTCCCAGCCCCCCGATGACCACGACCACGAACGACTCGATGATGACCTCGTGCCCGACCCCCGGGAACACCGTCCGGACGGGGCCCGCCAGCGCGCCGCCGAAGCCGGCCAGCACCGCCCCGAAGGCGAAGACCAGCGTGAACAGCGCCGCCATGTTGATGCCGAGGGCGTCCGCCATCTCGCGGTCCGAGGAGGTCGCGCGGATGATCTTTCCGGTCTTCGTCCGGTAGAGGACGTACCAGAGCCCCATCGCGACGGCCGGCGCGAAGAGCAGGACGAGGATGGTGTACACCGGTACCGTGCCGCCGAACACCGTGAACGAGCCGGAGAGGACGTCCGGCTTCGGGATCGACTTGAACTCCGGGCCGAAGACGATCTTCGCCACGTCGTCGATGACGAGCACCAGGGCGTACGTCAGCAGGAGCTGGTAGATCTCCTCCTGCCGGTAGATGCGGCGCAGCAGCCCCGTCTCGATGACCGCCCCGACCAGGGCGACGCCCAGCGGCGCCGCGACCAGCACGGCGAGGAACCCGCCCACCCCCGCGACCTGGGTCGCCAGGTAGTAGATGAAATACGCCCCCAGCATGTAGAGGGAGCCGTGGGCGAAGTTCAGGATGTTCAGCACGCCGAAGACGAGGGTGAGCCCGGAGGAGATGAGGAAGAGGAACGCCGCCTGCCGAAGCGCGGACAGGACCTGAACCGTCAGGAACGATATGTCGAGGGACGCCGCCATTCTCGTCCGGCCCCGGCCGCCTTGTGGGATCGTGGTGGGGGGCCGCCCCGCGAGGGACGGCCCCCGTTTCCGCCTGCGCCCGCCGAGCGGGCCGCTACTTGTTCGACTCCTGCGCCTTCTTCCACTCGGCCAGGGAGTAGATCACCTTCTCCGCCGGGAACGTCTCCGTGTTCGTGACGATCGCGATCGGGTAGTTCTTGACGAACCCGGTCTCCCCGATCATGTAGTCTGCGTAGAGCTGGTGGTCCTCCTTGCGCAGCGTCGCCTTCCCGCGCGGCGCATCGATCGTCAACCCCTCGAGGGCGGCGACGACCTTCTCCTTGTCGAGCGACTTCGCCTTCTTGACGGCCTCCGCGAGGAAGTAGACGCCGTCGTATCCCT of Deltaproteobacteria bacterium contains these proteins:
- a CDS encoding ABC transporter ATP-binding protein, giving the protein MLEVRGITRSFGGLRALQDVAFSVEKGEIRAVIGPNGAGKSTLFNVMTGLLAPDSGEVFFNGERISGVPPYRVIRKGIGRSFQITNIFQRMTVFENVQTALFANHRKSRNPFARSRAYPEIAGEALRILGLVGLADRHETSASVLSHGDQKRLEIAISLSSRPTLLMLDEPTAGMSRFESRETVALLRKISTEQGLTLVFTEHDMDIVFGISEKIVVLQQGTVIADGTPREIKANPQVRKAYLGEEVME
- a CDS encoding cation:proton antiporter, producing the protein MDLHLVLRDLAVVLAIATAVALLFGRLHLSVVAAFLVAGAILGPTGAGLVSEPRMVDALAEIGVALLLFTVGLEISLSSLGKMRRQILMAGGIQVAATVLLSLVVLVLAGFHAPVAVFMGFVLSLSSTAIVLKLYADRMEIDSGHGRISTGILLFQDMAVIPMMLLVPSLRQWETAEATTVLLALLKAGVGVAAILFLARFVIPLLLKEVIRLNSREILAMTVLCLILGTAYIAQMWGLSLAMGAFLAGIVISESEYVHEIAAQIFPFRDVFNGVFFISVGMLLNLPFLAGNLPEILLMSIVVVLGKAVCAGCAIRSLKYPWRVSVIGAVGLGQVGEFSFLLLSQGFREGLVGTVPYQNLLAIAILTMVGTPFLVGAAPRIARFWGRYVVKGIPEPGAEEEDILRQEIQNHVIIAGYGMNGKNLARVLRATRVPYVVAELNDALVREAREAGEPIFFGDVNNPEILDRLGTANDVDDLIALGANAVIPEEFETSVEIFSRVLHEYHVPDHVIRQQEELIRSGTYRMLRERTPGQTEEVLAEFEEFLRRKVIEVFYISPDSIWAGRAVSDLPVGNGAGIVLLAVLREERAIIQPAPGETVAPGDKLVLFGGHAPLAAALLELTRGSR
- a CDS encoding CoA transferase; amino-acid sequence: MSGFAEWARGATDPAAAAGKPEAFAGIRVVEHCPGHFGGMVAASILAEFGADVVKVEPPGGDPLRAAVPEGKDVAGTGLPFLSEARNRRYVTLSPGRPEGASLLRRLAERADVIVTSEPRERLEEAGIDYLSLRSARPGLIYLALSTYGSFGPDAERPVRDSDILCQALSGAPYIVGEPEDAGNPPLPHQSPTRLGNWHGAFTQGLWGAFGTMAALAFRSATGKGQFVDLAGAEALMQFADYNITWMHTGGKSRERVGNFDPAVFPYTYIRCRDGHTFMAAYNDEAFESLMTIIGRPELCGDPRFSTPSARVRIENERALLAILEEWSGGLTADEIRRAVEEHTSRKGGPGAAVVTGRVNRPLETLAERNWRERGCFVDADDPVYGPLTLAAPPWKMSGTPARWKSGCKVPGADNRDVYVRELGISDEEYRRLASAGII
- a CDS encoding ABC transporter permease, with product MAASLDISFLTVQVLSALRQAAFLFLISSGLTLVFGVLNILNFAHGSLYMLGAYFIYYLATQVAGVGGFLAVLVAAPLGVALVGAVIETGLLRRIYRQEEIYQLLLTYALVLVIDDVAKIVFGPEFKSIPKPDVLSGSFTVFGGTVPVYTILVLLFAPAVAMGLWYVLYRTKTGKIIRATSSDREMADALGINMAALFTLVFAFGAVLAGFGGALAGPVRTVFPGVGHEVIIESFVVVVIGGLGNLWGALVGSLLIGFLETIGIILVPEFEMSLIYLLMVVVLIVRPWGLFGRPLKIRALSEKNFAMESQEISTVHFSVRPLFRLLPFALLILVPLFAGRFYQYLTTQIMVAALMAIAFNLLLGTTGLLSFGQAAFFGVGAYTVALLCTKGGFGPVPALLLSPFFAAAVAAVVGFFCVRLSGVHFAMLTLAFGQLVFTIVFKWYGFTGGDNGIQGIPVRPIAVPGVGAVDIGSTQAMFWFVLVVFALSVEVVRRIRSSPYGSTLRAIRENPQRAEYLGINVKLYQWSAFVVVGAITGLAGGLYALMEKSITPDIIHWTKSAEPVLMTIIGGIYTFVGPAVGAFVYIVLNSYLVAWTEKWALVLGIVLLTLVLCLPGGVVGFVNEKARGAFEKMRVIRRWAFSKSGA
- a CDS encoding CoA transferase; the encoded protein is MSGFREFAEEAFALPGIAAKPEALAGIRVLEVATRIFGPATADYLGVFGAEVIKVELPYRGDLMRYVAPEGFFWKEVSPAFLALNRNKLHVGLDLHPPEGVELFLRLAEQSDVVVENLRAGTMDEWGVGYLQLRERNPRIVYAANSGFGQWGPYAAGRASYDATAQAVSGFSAITGFPDHPPMKAGFWVGDYTAALMSAIAILAALHARLRSGEGQLIDLSQAEAMIRTLDWTWPYAGLTGKDRPRAGNADPSYPPSGIYRCSDGFVAISVRDEDERIHLAHALGATTPDEAGIANADRVAAFAAGRTREEVLRAAAEGGFSAAPVRGGRDHYIDPHLRARGTVCEVRDPVYGRVDEYGPAPKLSESPGRVKESAKPVGWHNDIVFRGMLGLSSEEIEALTKKRVIGRWADAPGARPPRTGVSR
- a CDS encoding ABC transporter ATP-binding protein encodes the protein MALLDLRDVNTFYGRSHILFDVSLSVGKGEVVALLGRNGAGKSTTFRSIIGLTPPASGEIVFKGETVSGLRAFRICRKGIGFVPEDRRCFPDLTVRENLEVAARREKETSSPWTVGRIYELFPRLQERERNLGSQLSGGEQQMLTIGRTLMTNPEVLLLDEPSEGLAPLVVALLAEMILQIRKEGVTVLLAEQNLHFCAKVADRGYVIDKGSVKYEGTMKDLLSDDEVKEKYLAV